One genomic region from Sphingobacterium multivorum encodes:
- a CDS encoding helix-hairpin-helix domain-containing protein: protein MDNKAISKIFKLCSQLMELHNENPFRTKSIASASFKLDKLPFRIEEASLEDLSAQPGIGKSTAEKAKEVAATGTFKELKELVEQTPLGIVEMLNIKGLGPKKIQIIWKELEIESVGELLYACNENRLVEAKGFGLKTQEDIKKSIEFSISNKGWFLYAKVLPLAEKFFNELKLHFPSSLLSFTGDFRRKCEVLSTVDLLISESIDNVEKFLAGFTLVEKTENSIELTDELGFTFKVFSSNINDFYRDLILSTGSTAHLDLLFNILPDLPSLSSEEAIYRNLGLDYIEPELREGLNEIVQAQNHTLPKLIQYKDLRGTLHNHSTYSDGVHSLQQMAVHCKEVLGLEYLGICDHSRTAVYANGLSIERLEQQWDEIATLNEKLAPFKIFRGIESDILGDGSLDYPDEVLAKFDFVVASVHSNLKMDEDKATTRLIKAIENPYTTILGHPTGRLLLSRAGYPLDFKRVIDACAANGVVIEINANPLRLDLDWRWHRYAVEKGVLLSINPDAHRTEGLHDMQYGVLVAQKGGLQASNCLNTYSLDAITTYFNTKKARLGYVE from the coding sequence ATGGACAATAAAGCGATCTCAAAAATTTTCAAATTATGTAGCCAATTGATGGAGCTTCACAACGAAAATCCTTTTCGAACAAAATCCATCGCAAGTGCCTCTTTTAAGTTGGACAAGCTACCTTTCCGTATTGAAGAGGCCAGTCTCGAAGACTTGAGTGCACAGCCTGGAATAGGAAAAAGCACAGCTGAAAAAGCCAAAGAGGTCGCAGCCACGGGAACTTTTAAAGAGCTTAAGGAGCTTGTTGAACAAACACCATTGGGTATTGTTGAAATGTTAAATATTAAAGGCCTGGGCCCCAAAAAGATTCAAATTATTTGGAAAGAACTCGAGATTGAAAGTGTAGGCGAATTACTTTACGCCTGTAACGAAAATCGTCTCGTAGAGGCAAAAGGATTTGGCCTTAAAACGCAGGAAGACATCAAAAAATCCATTGAGTTTTCAATCTCCAACAAAGGATGGTTTTTATATGCGAAAGTACTTCCGCTGGCAGAAAAATTTTTCAACGAATTGAAATTGCATTTTCCTTCTTCCCTCCTATCATTTACAGGCGATTTCAGAAGAAAATGCGAAGTTTTGAGTACCGTAGATCTTTTAATATCCGAAAGTATAGACAACGTAGAGAAATTCCTTGCTGGATTTACTTTAGTGGAAAAAACAGAAAACTCCATAGAACTGACCGATGAATTGGGCTTTACGTTCAAAGTCTTCAGCAGTAATATTAATGATTTTTATCGGGACCTGATTCTTAGTACAGGATCCACTGCACACCTCGACCTTCTGTTTAATATTCTACCAGATCTCCCTTCACTTTCCAGTGAGGAAGCAATTTACCGCAACTTAGGTTTAGATTATATTGAACCCGAATTGCGGGAGGGATTGAATGAAATCGTGCAGGCTCAAAACCATACGTTGCCAAAGCTGATTCAATACAAAGATCTCAGGGGGACACTCCACAATCACTCGACATATAGTGATGGTGTTCATAGCCTTCAGCAAATGGCAGTACATTGTAAAGAAGTCCTGGGTCTTGAATACTTAGGTATATGTGATCACTCGAGAACAGCAGTCTATGCCAACGGTCTCTCCATTGAACGATTGGAACAACAATGGGATGAAATTGCCACATTAAACGAAAAACTAGCCCCGTTCAAGATTTTCAGAGGAATTGAATCTGATATTCTAGGTGACGGTTCGCTAGACTATCCAGATGAGGTATTGGCTAAGTTTGACTTCGTTGTTGCCTCTGTCCACTCCAATCTGAAAATGGACGAAGATAAAGCTACAACACGACTAATCAAAGCAATCGAAAATCCGTATACGACAATCTTAGGCCACCCAACAGGAAGATTGTTATTAAGCCGGGCCGGATATCCCTTAGATTTTAAAAGAGTCATCGATGCTTGTGCAGCAAATGGCGTTGTCATCGAGATAAATGCAAATCCTCTGCGATTAGATCTTGATTGGAGATGGCACCGTTACGCCGTGGAGAAAGGAGTTTTACTTTCTATTAATCCCGATGCCCATCGTACAGAGGGCTTGCACGATATGCAATATGGTGTGTTAGTGGCTCAAAAGGGCGGTCTGCAAGCAAGCAACTGCTTGAATACATATTCGCTAGATGCCATAACGACCTATTTTAACACAAAAAAAGCCAGGCTAGGGTATGTCGAGTAA
- a CDS encoding lipid II:glycine glycyltransferase FemX: MIADINDKEISGLYKTGIIQQTAYWSAVKKMQGIQSKAFNFKTKQSDLYIGVKDDTYFIGDLLIIIQAIDQEHSIAYVPYGPEIEPSDENQGYFLEQLSESLRSYLPPNCIMIRYDLSWESHWAKEDDCYDLHGNWLGVPEKRIQEMRFNFNTDNWNFHKANTDILPSNTIFMDLRKGEDMLLGNMKSKTRYNINLAERKGVRVRSLGLESLEIWYELYRQTALRNNFFLHDISYFKIVLSARASDTLSPADVYLLVAEVDNQPLAAMFLVIAANRGTYLYGASASENRNYMATYALQWRAMQLAKEKGCTEYDFFGVSPQADPSHPLYGLYRFKTGFGGEIYHRMGCWDYPLDKRKYQYYASMEFKNQRYHLS, encoded by the coding sequence ATGATAGCAGACATTAATGACAAAGAAATCAGTGGGCTTTATAAAACAGGTATTATTCAACAAACGGCTTATTGGTCTGCAGTAAAAAAAATGCAAGGTATACAATCGAAGGCGTTTAATTTTAAAACCAAACAATCCGATCTCTATATCGGAGTCAAAGACGATACCTATTTTATCGGTGATCTATTAATTATCATACAAGCCATAGATCAGGAGCATAGCATAGCTTATGTTCCTTACGGACCTGAGATTGAGCCTTCAGACGAAAATCAGGGTTATTTTTTGGAACAGTTATCGGAGAGTTTACGTTCTTATCTACCACCAAATTGCATAATGATCCGCTATGACCTATCTTGGGAATCACATTGGGCTAAAGAGGACGATTGTTATGATCTTCATGGTAATTGGCTAGGAGTACCGGAGAAACGTATTCAAGAAATGCGCTTTAATTTTAACACAGACAACTGGAATTTTCATAAAGCCAATACAGACATACTCCCTTCAAATACGATTTTTATGGATCTTAGAAAGGGGGAGGATATGTTGCTTGGAAATATGAAATCTAAGACGAGATATAATATTAATTTGGCAGAGCGAAAAGGGGTACGTGTGCGTTCACTTGGACTTGAAAGTTTGGAGATTTGGTATGAGCTTTATAGGCAGACAGCTCTACGAAACAACTTTTTCTTACATGATATCAGTTATTTTAAGATCGTTCTTTCTGCAAGGGCAAGTGATACATTATCTCCCGCAGATGTCTATCTTTTAGTGGCTGAAGTGGATAACCAGCCTTTGGCCGCTATGTTTTTGGTGATTGCGGCAAATCGGGGAACTTATCTATATGGAGCTTCTGCTTCCGAAAATCGTAATTATATGGCGACGTATGCTTTGCAATGGCGTGCGATGCAGCTTGCGAAAGAAAAAGGTTGTACAGAATATGATTTCTTTGGGGTATCACCACAGGCAGATCCTTCACACCCTTTGTATGGGCTTTATCGTTTCAAAACAGGATTTGGAGGTGAAATCTACCACCGTATGGGTTGTTGGGATTATCCTTTGGACAAGAGGAAATATCAGTACTATGCTTCAATGGAGTTTAAAAACCAGCGCTATCATTTGAGTTAG
- a CDS encoding nuclear transport factor 2 family protein codes for MKTLVKTFVAAAMIAISTCSMASVKPEERNLITADLAIDEYVGAMTEGQVANLDRLFTADFDQKICGKQDLKHSRHEMIEFLKKQKGIKMNCRTTTQIVEELPDYAIAKVTMQFDGFAKTDLITLVKENGTWKISKSVNSYK; via the coding sequence ATGAAAACTTTAGTAAAAACATTTGTAGCAGCGGCAATGATTGCAATCTCTACTTGCTCAATGGCTTCAGTTAAACCAGAAGAACGCAATCTAATTACTGCTGATTTGGCCATCGATGAATACGTTGGTGCAATGACCGAAGGTCAAGTAGCTAATTTAGACAGGCTTTTTACCGCTGATTTTGATCAAAAGATTTGTGGTAAACAAGATTTGAAACATAGCCGTCATGAGATGATTGAATTTTTGAAAAAACAAAAAGGAATCAAGATGAACTGCAGAACAACAACACAGATCGTTGAAGAATTACCTGATTATGCCATTGCGAAAGTTACGATGCAATTTGATGGTTTTGCTAAAACAGATCTTATCACACTGGTTAAAGAAAACGGAACCTGGAAAATTTCTAAATCTGTAAACTCTTATAAATAA
- the bla gene encoding BlaB/IND/MUS family subclass B1 metallo-beta-lactamase encodes MRTTFAAVCLSIGLLGLSPSLQAQEKPLLIEKINSQLYLYTTFNNFEGTKYAANALYLITKKGVILFDTPWDSTQYQPLLDSIKQKHNLPVIAVYATHWHEDRAGGFAYYNRIGIPTYATKMTNDLLKANHKAQATHLVATDKTYKIGGQSFVLNFFGAGHSMDNVVVWFPQYKILDGGCFIKSSEAQDLGFTADGDIKSWKPSLARLLTKYPEINMVIPGHDAWKDKGQIKRTEALLKGEH; translated from the coding sequence ATGCGCACAACATTTGCTGCTGTATGCCTGAGCATTGGTTTACTCGGTCTTTCCCCATCTCTACAAGCGCAAGAAAAACCTCTTTTAATAGAGAAGATAAATTCGCAACTATACCTCTATACCACCTTTAATAATTTTGAAGGCACCAAATATGCTGCTAATGCGCTCTATTTAATAACAAAAAAAGGCGTTATTCTATTTGATACGCCATGGGATTCTACACAATATCAACCACTATTGGACAGTATCAAACAAAAACATAATTTACCGGTCATTGCCGTGTACGCAACGCATTGGCACGAAGACCGTGCAGGTGGTTTTGCCTATTACAATCGCATTGGAATTCCAACCTACGCAACGAAAATGACGAACGACCTGCTAAAGGCAAATCACAAAGCCCAAGCCACTCATCTTGTTGCAACCGATAAAACATATAAAATTGGGGGACAATCTTTTGTTCTGAACTTTTTTGGTGCCGGACACTCCATGGACAATGTTGTTGTCTGGTTTCCTCAATATAAGATTCTAGACGGTGGCTGTTTTATAAAAAGCTCCGAAGCCCAGGATCTAGGATTTACGGCAGATGGGGATATAAAATCCTGGAAGCCATCCCTAGCGAGGTTATTGACAAAATATCCCGAAATTAATATGGTTATTCCTGGACATGATGCATGGAAAGATAAAGGTCAGATAAAGCGAACCGAAGCTCTGCTTAAAGGAGAACACTAA
- a CDS encoding cupin domain-containing protein has translation MSEIFLHDSEQQWTDLGEGVMRKILVFNDELMLMKVRFKKGAIGALHQHPHTQISYVSAGTFRYHIDGVDRILTAGDSCIIYSQLVHGCECLEEGELIDSFTPYREDFVQST, from the coding sequence ATGAGCGAAATATTCTTACACGACAGCGAACAGCAATGGACGGACTTGGGCGAAGGTGTAATGCGAAAAATACTCGTTTTTAATGATGAACTCATGCTCATGAAAGTTCGTTTTAAAAAAGGGGCCATCGGTGCACTTCATCAACACCCCCACACGCAGATTTCTTATGTTAGTGCTGGAACATTCAGATACCATATTGACGGTGTTGATCGCATCCTAACTGCAGGAGACTCTTGTATCATCTATTCACAATTGGTTCATGGATGTGAATGTCTTGAGGAGGGTGAACTGATCGATTCGTTCACTCCTTATCGCGAAGACTTTGTTCAGTCTACCTAA
- a CDS encoding AAA domain-containing protein produces MNYFDELITLLHEEQQFDKLQHENLLLKSSLNERRMQGVTWFPIQITDTELGRGDYLSVNLNRTNHYEVEHKFRFGMPVCLFSNHDPDQDRIEGIISSINRDGMRISFRVDELPEWSRRGKLGVDLLFDEYSYREMFNALEKGKELSRDAKQGSLVRRLIGEEVIPIASIGEFFEHPSLNMGQNKAIQQILEASTVALLHGPPGTGKTTTLVQAVKALLKQYNKQVLVVAPSNTAVDLLTERLDAAGISVTRIGNPVKVSEHLQELTLDAKIDRHPANKDIKTLQKQVRTYTEMAQKYKRNFGKAEREQRKALFDEAHRIRKDVDKIQDFISADVLDKSQVITATLVGSNHEVIRNRSYETVIIDEAAQALEPACWIPILKANRLILAGDHNQLPPTVKSSKVANHGLSHTLFEKLVNHNPQLVSLLDVQYRMNEQIMEYPSVALYNGLLRADSTVAQWSLAVDTEPVLFIDTAGAGFEETESDGAIFNLGEAHFIKAHLNDHIGAWKASLSIDDSLSIGVIAPYRKQATLLKEVLDEGDELRPFNDLIKIQTIDSFQGQEKDVIYISLTRSNAEQQIGFLSDVRRMNVAMTRAKKKLVVIGDSATIGSHPFYREFIAYTEAIGHYHSVWEWDISAI; encoded by the coding sequence ATGAATTATTTCGACGAGCTTATTACTTTATTACATGAAGAGCAGCAATTTGATAAATTACAACATGAAAATTTGTTGTTGAAAAGTAGTTTGAATGAACGAAGAATGCAAGGCGTCACCTGGTTTCCGATTCAGATAACAGATACGGAGCTTGGAAGAGGAGATTATTTGTCTGTTAACTTAAATCGAACAAATCATTATGAGGTCGAGCATAAGTTTCGCTTTGGTATGCCAGTATGCTTGTTCTCAAATCACGATCCAGACCAAGATCGAATAGAGGGCATCATATCTTCGATCAATAGGGATGGAATGCGAATTTCTTTTCGTGTAGATGAACTTCCAGAATGGAGCAGAAGAGGGAAGCTTGGTGTTGATTTGTTATTTGATGAGTATTCCTATCGAGAGATGTTCAATGCATTGGAGAAAGGAAAGGAATTGAGCCGTGATGCAAAGCAGGGTAGTTTAGTGAGAAGATTAATCGGTGAAGAGGTCATTCCGATTGCTTCTATTGGAGAATTCTTTGAGCATCCCAGCTTAAATATGGGGCAAAATAAAGCAATCCAGCAGATATTGGAAGCAAGTACCGTGGCTCTTTTGCATGGGCCGCCGGGTACAGGGAAAACAACAACATTGGTTCAGGCCGTGAAGGCATTGCTAAAACAGTACAACAAACAAGTATTGGTTGTTGCTCCTAGTAATACGGCAGTTGATCTGTTAACCGAGCGTTTAGACGCTGCTGGAATTTCAGTCACAAGAATCGGGAACCCCGTTAAGGTTTCGGAACATCTTCAAGAATTGACTCTTGATGCAAAGATTGATCGACATCCCGCAAATAAGGATATTAAAACACTTCAAAAGCAAGTGCGGACGTATACAGAGATGGCTCAAAAATATAAACGTAATTTTGGGAAGGCTGAGCGGGAGCAAAGAAAAGCATTGTTTGATGAAGCGCATCGAATCAGAAAAGATGTTGATAAGATTCAAGATTTTATCAGTGCAGATGTTTTGGACAAATCGCAGGTAATTACTGCAACTTTGGTTGGATCAAATCATGAGGTTATCCGCAATCGTAGCTATGAAACAGTCATTATTGATGAGGCCGCACAAGCATTAGAGCCTGCTTGCTGGATCCCCATATTAAAGGCAAATCGGCTTATTTTGGCGGGTGATCATAATCAATTACCGCCAACAGTAAAATCGAGTAAGGTAGCTAACCATGGCCTGAGCCATACATTATTCGAAAAATTGGTAAACCATAATCCGCAATTAGTTTCTTTGCTAGATGTACAGTATCGCATGAATGAACAAATTATGGAATACCCGTCCGTAGCCTTGTATAATGGTTTGTTGAGAGCAGATAGTACAGTGGCACAGTGGAGCTTAGCAGTAGATACTGAGCCTGTCTTATTTATCGATACAGCGGGAGCGGGGTTTGAAGAAACAGAAAGTGACGGCGCAATCTTCAATCTAGGAGAAGCTCATTTTATTAAAGCTCATCTGAACGACCATATTGGGGCTTGGAAAGCTTCGTTGAGCATTGATGATAGCCTGAGCATCGGGGTGATTGCACCGTATCGGAAACAGGCAACTTTATTGAAGGAGGTATTGGATGAGGGAGACGAGCTGCGACCTTTTAATGACTTGATTAAAATACAGACAATAGACAGTTTTCAAGGACAGGAGAAGGATGTTATTTATATCAGTTTGACCAGAAGTAACGCCGAACAGCAGATTGGTTTTTTGTCTGATGTCCGCCGGATGAATGTGGCAATGACTAGGGCTAAGAAGAAATTGGTTGTTATTGGAGATAGTGCTACAATAGGTTCACATCCGTTTTATCGTGAATTTATAGCGTATACAGAAGCTATAGGTCACTATCACAGTGTGTGGGAATGGGATATTTCGGCGATATAA
- a CDS encoding acyl-CoA dehydrogenase family protein: MLKVSEHNNITQDFDLYIADFKTRLSSLFNKEYDYNSLSLTRGLPPEFLAEIMKMQPLSVAIPEHHGGRGLHVKECLGVLAAASYESLSLSLIFGINIALFLEPFAKYGNTLLQERVFQQFLENQAMGGLMITEQAYGSDALNMRTSYEQRDDKYYIKGEKHWQGLTGAADFWLVTARKKNENGELVRDIDFFVTENAVEEQKIVVTKKYNSLGLYAIPYGVNNIDINVPADHKLNPESTGIKLMLDTLHRSRLQFPGMGMGFIKRMLDEAMTHCSERRVAGISLNELDAVKFQLSRIQAAFTLCSAMCSYSVSISSIHNDLSAYGVDANSVKAFVTDLMHEAAQICVQLSGANGYRLDHVAGRGLIDSRPFQIFEGSNEMLYSQVAEAIGKLMRKTKESNLLSFLKKYSSTEFAAPFFSSILNFDFPLQPKQRELLTLGKIIARVICFQYVLQINNAGFNDKMTEITRQHVSMDIYMLVGQLSNNNNAEPLKNYDENTDWMKFTS, encoded by the coding sequence ATGCTTAAGGTTTCAGAACACAACAATATAACCCAAGATTTCGATTTGTATATTGCAGATTTTAAAACTAGGCTATCAAGCTTATTTAATAAAGAGTATGATTACAACTCGCTCAGTCTAACACGCGGGCTACCGCCTGAGTTTTTAGCAGAGATCATGAAAATGCAACCCTTGTCGGTTGCTATCCCCGAACATCACGGTGGTCGTGGTCTTCATGTAAAAGAATGTTTGGGCGTACTGGCAGCAGCTTCTTATGAATCACTATCTTTATCGCTAATCTTCGGGATTAATATTGCACTATTTTTGGAACCTTTTGCCAAATACGGCAACACCTTACTTCAAGAGAGGGTATTCCAGCAATTTTTGGAAAATCAGGCCATGGGGGGACTAATGATTACGGAACAGGCATACGGCAGTGACGCACTCAATATGCGAACATCTTACGAACAAAGGGACGATAAGTACTATATAAAAGGTGAAAAACATTGGCAAGGTCTTACTGGAGCTGCAGACTTTTGGCTCGTAACAGCGCGCAAGAAAAACGAAAATGGAGAACTGGTGCGGGATATAGATTTCTTTGTCACAGAGAACGCCGTCGAAGAACAAAAGATTGTTGTCACAAAGAAATACAATAGCCTTGGTCTCTATGCAATTCCTTATGGTGTCAACAACATTGATATCAATGTTCCCGCGGATCATAAACTAAATCCGGAAAGTACAGGAATTAAATTGATGTTAGATACCCTCCACCGCAGCAGATTGCAGTTCCCTGGAATGGGTATGGGTTTTATAAAACGGATGTTGGATGAGGCCATGACCCATTGTTCTGAACGCCGTGTAGCGGGTATTAGTTTAAATGAATTAGACGCTGTTAAATTTCAGTTGTCGCGCATACAGGCTGCATTTACATTGTGTTCTGCAATGTGTTCATACAGTGTCTCGATCAGCTCTATCCATAACGACCTTTCAGCCTATGGTGTGGATGCCAATAGTGTGAAAGCATTTGTGACAGACTTGATGCATGAAGCCGCGCAAATATGTGTGCAACTATCCGGTGCAAATGGCTACAGGTTAGACCATGTTGCAGGTCGTGGCCTCATAGACAGTAGACCCTTTCAAATCTTTGAGGGGTCAAATGAAATGCTTTATTCTCAGGTGGCTGAAGCGATCGGTAAACTTATGCGCAAAACCAAAGAAAGCAACTTATTGTCGTTCTTAAAAAAATATAGCTCAACTGAATTTGCAGCACCATTTTTCTCATCAATCTTGAATTTTGACTTTCCGCTACAGCCGAAGCAGCGCGAACTGCTTACACTTGGAAAGATAATCGCCCGCGTCATTTGTTTTCAGTATGTTTTACAAATTAACAATGCCGGGTTCAATGATAAGATGACTGAAATAACACGTCAACACGTGAGTATGGATATTTATATGTTGGTAGGTCAATTATCGAATAATAATAATGCCGAACCTCTTAAGAACTATGACGAGAACACGGATTGGATGAAGTTCACTTCTTAA
- a CDS encoding helix-turn-helix domain-containing protein — protein MEKQVNAGEFVDRFMTGSLEHLRYQQSPIKIFQLSEIAPYIKFPTPPIFLGYNLLVHITEGYFKHQIGAKEYVVRAPAILISNYGNISTIKSVDKSAKGHCVLINDNAMTSIFREQEILNIFNISPLLNLTAQDSGDLQELFRLLYNELLSELPYRELFENLLKSAILKIIKLSSSNQALNRRQEIAMMFKQLVHKNFKKQKNISFYADKLAVSTNYLNRCVFSVFKKSSKELILEVLIMHSQFLLFESTKSIADICYELDFSDPSYFSRLFKKIVGVSPTSYRNRAT, from the coding sequence ATGGAAAAGCAGGTAAATGCGGGTGAATTTGTAGATCGTTTTATGACAGGTAGTTTGGAGCATCTTCGCTACCAGCAATCGCCGATCAAAATATTTCAGCTAAGTGAAATCGCTCCTTACATTAAATTCCCTACTCCGCCGATTTTCTTGGGCTACAACCTCCTCGTCCATATAACAGAAGGTTATTTTAAACATCAGATCGGTGCCAAAGAATATGTCGTTCGGGCTCCGGCAATCCTTATCAGCAATTATGGTAATATCTCAACAATAAAGTCTGTCGATAAATCTGCGAAAGGGCATTGCGTTTTGATCAACGACAATGCAATGACTTCTATATTCAGGGAACAGGAGATTTTGAATATCTTTAATATCTCCCCCTTACTTAACTTAACTGCACAAGACAGCGGTGATCTCCAGGAACTTTTTAGATTACTTTATAATGAACTGCTTTCGGAATTACCTTATCGAGAACTCTTTGAAAATTTATTAAAATCGGCAATTTTAAAAATCATCAAACTTTCTTCCTCCAATCAGGCCCTCAATCGGAGGCAAGAAATTGCGATGATGTTCAAACAACTCGTGCACAAAAACTTCAAAAAGCAAAAAAACATTTCATTCTACGCCGACAAACTTGCAGTATCTACAAACTACCTTAATCGCTGTGTATTTTCAGTATTTAAAAAATCTTCCAAAGAACTCATCCTAGAAGTATTGATTATGCACAGTCAATTTCTGTTGTTTGAATCCACTAAAAGTATTGCAGACATCTGTTATGAATTGGATTTTTCTGATCCTTCTTACTTCTCACGGCTTTTCAAAAAAATAGTTGGCGTTTCTCCTACTTCTTATCGAAACAGAGCAACTTAG
- a CDS encoding exo-beta-N-acetylmuramidase NamZ family protein, whose protein sequence is MKPLLILMLTLFPFTNVAAQIALDYCNDRIQTGAEQTERYVPYLMNKRVAILANPSTVIKGKHLVDSLIARGVQIVRIFGPEHGFRGNASNGTEVGDEVDPTTKIPIVSLYGTKKKPTAKDLKDIDLFIYDVQDMGVRFYTNINTLRDIMEACAENDKELFILDRPNPNAYLIDGPILEMEYKSGIGQFPVPIAHGMTTAEFALMINGEGWMATQKKCKLKIIPVADYDHSMLYRLPVNPSPNLNTEQSILLYPSTCLFEGVKVNHGRGTDYPFVVIGSPIYKGVYDFSFVPVSKKGMSESPLFMNEECYGIDLRKYDLQQLVASKKINLSWMIALYRNSPEKENFFDQSFSKQIGSIEKLVGVGLFRKQVEAGVAEDEIRKSWEPGLSNYKKIRKKYLIYP, encoded by the coding sequence ATGAAACCATTGCTCATTTTAATGTTGACGCTTTTCCCTTTCACAAATGTAGCTGCACAAATTGCGTTGGATTATTGTAATGATCGTATACAAACCGGCGCCGAACAGACCGAGCGATATGTTCCCTATTTAATGAATAAACGCGTTGCGATATTGGCCAATCCGTCTACGGTTATTAAAGGGAAACATCTTGTTGATAGCCTAATTGCGCGAGGTGTGCAAATTGTCAGAATATTTGGACCCGAGCATGGATTTCGTGGAAATGCAAGTAATGGGACTGAAGTGGGAGATGAAGTCGATCCCACAACTAAAATTCCTATTGTGTCTTTGTATGGAACTAAGAAAAAGCCGACAGCGAAAGATTTAAAAGATATTGATCTGTTTATTTATGATGTGCAGGATATGGGTGTAAGATTTTATACCAATATTAACACACTTCGAGATATTATGGAAGCCTGCGCCGAAAATGATAAGGAACTCTTTATTTTAGATCGCCCAAATCCCAATGCCTATCTTATTGATGGACCTATTTTGGAAATGGAATATAAGTCGGGTATCGGACAATTCCCTGTTCCTATTGCACATGGGATGACCACAGCTGAATTTGCTCTGATGATTAATGGAGAAGGCTGGATGGCAACTCAAAAGAAATGTAAATTGAAGATTATTCCTGTCGCAGATTATGATCATAGTATGCTTTATAGACTGCCAGTCAATCCTTCGCCCAACCTAAATACGGAACAAAGCATACTCTTATATCCAAGTACTTGCCTTTTTGAAGGTGTAAAAGTAAATCATGGCAGAGGCACCGATTATCCTTTTGTTGTAATTGGTAGCCCGATTTATAAAGGTGTATATGACTTTTCATTTGTCCCTGTCAGCAAAAAAGGAATGAGCGAATCACCGCTGTTTATGAATGAAGAATGCTATGGAATAGACCTGCGTAAGTATGATCTCCAACAGCTTGTCGCTAGTAAAAAAATAAACCTGTCGTGGATGATAGCACTTTATCGAAATTCCCCAGAGAAAGAGAATTTTTTTGATCAATCATTTTCCAAGCAAATTGGCAGTATTGAAAAGCTTGTAGGTGTAGGTTTATTTCGTAAGCAAGTCGAAGCTGGTGTTGCGGAGGATGAAATCCGAAAAAGTTGGGAGCCGGGCCTAAGTAACTACAAAAAGATCAGGAAGAAATATCTAATCTATCCCTAA